The window TCCGGCCATGGGCGGAACTCCAGAAGCCAGCGCAAGGCCCAACGACAGCGGCAGCGCAATGAGCGACGCCACAAATCCGGCAAAAATATTCGACGGGATTTCTCTCCACGGTATGATTGGGGAGCGGGCCATCTTATTGAGTTTTTCGCACGAGCATTATGTCGCAGGGCAAGTCCCCTAAAATGTATTCGATTCCGCTCATGAACACGCGGTCTATCAGCCGAGATTTATCGGTCGGTGCGTTGGTGACGATCAGGTCGCTGCGAATACTCTGCGCGTAGTGCGCCAGCGTAACGCCGGGCTTTCCGAACACGAAATCGGTTTGGGTATGGGCCCTCTCGGGCCGATGTATTCCTTCGATCATCGCTTGGAGCCGTACCGTTTCACTTTCGCGCAGCACCTCTTTAGCCGTATTAAAAGCGTCGAGTGAACTGTCGTCTTCTACGCGAACCTTCACGCGATGGGGATCCAGTTCCTGAACCAGATGTACCTCTTCAGAGCTAAAACAATCGGCAAATCGAAAAGCCACGTTCACGGTAGAGCCGTCGCAGGCATCCAT is drawn from Flavobacteriales bacterium and contains these coding sequences:
- a CDS encoding universal stress protein translates to MKAIADIVREEEVDLLVSGALPKEGLFKYFVGSIARKLCRAVDCSVLLMTAPQKKAHPCRVIAVNTDMDACDGSTVNVAFRFADCFSSEEVHLVQELDPHRVKVRVEDDSSLDAFNTAKEVLRESETVRLQAMIEGIHRPERAHTQTDFVFGKPGVTLAHYAQSIRSDLIVTNAPTDKSRLIDRVFMSGIEYILGDLPCDIMLVRKTQ